In Granulicatella elegans, one genomic interval encodes:
- a CDS encoding M3 family oligoendopeptidase — translation MYEWTLEDLYPSFESQEFKQDVEAYKALKGKFESLTLEDSIEGITKVVKLLEESTVLTGRLYNYIHLTLATDTTHETATQVEVQLAGVSADLQATYAKVSKFLGTIQTDITTDPFLAEYRYYFEEAKKDAAHLLSDELEEVLAKMSISGGKAWSQLFDFMWSSAQGEYKGEVVTLSEIRGKAYDSDAEVRKSAYEAELKMYDAIKEPIAFSLNHIKKEVLTTSSLRGFESPLAHTLEASRMSRETLEALLEAIREYLPNFRKYLRHKAALLGHENGLPFYDLFAPVGNSSRTFTVEESKDYLIENFKTFSADLAEMTEEFFDKHYIDFYPRKGKVGGAFCSNLPMIKQSRVLTNFTGSLSDVVTLAHELGHAYHGLHIENHRPLNQDYSMPVAETASTFNENIIMNTAIKEASDEEKIALIESQLQDTTQIIVDIYSRYLFESAVFENREQSFMFSKDLEEMMLSAQKEAYGDGLDQSYLHPYMWACKPHYYSTGLSFYNFPYAFGGLFSKGLYAIYQEQPEGFVEKYQELLRATTVSSVEDTAKVLGVDVSTPEFWKKALAEVAESIDAFIALTPLEVVSDTQVK, via the coding sequence ATGTATGAATGGACATTAGAAGATTTATACCCATCATTTGAAAGTCAAGAATTTAAACAAGATGTAGAAGCTTATAAAGCGTTAAAAGGTAAATTTGAAAGTTTAACACTAGAAGATTCGATTGAAGGAATTACAAAGGTTGTAAAATTATTAGAAGAATCAACAGTTTTAACAGGTCGTTTATATAATTATATTCATTTAACATTAGCGACAGATACAACGCATGAAACGGCGACACAAGTAGAAGTACAATTAGCAGGAGTTTCAGCTGATTTACAAGCTACTTATGCAAAAGTTTCAAAATTTTTAGGAACGATTCAAACAGATATTACAACCGATCCTTTCTTAGCAGAATATCGTTATTATTTTGAAGAAGCTAAAAAAGATGCAGCTCACTTATTAAGTGATGAGTTAGAAGAAGTTTTAGCAAAAATGTCCATTAGTGGCGGAAAAGCTTGGTCTCAATTGTTTGACTTTATGTGGTCGAGCGCTCAAGGCGAATATAAAGGCGAAGTAGTTACTTTAAGTGAAATTCGTGGGAAAGCCTATGATAGCGATGCAGAAGTACGTAAATCAGCGTATGAAGCAGAGTTGAAAATGTATGATGCGATTAAAGAACCAATTGCGTTTTCATTAAACCATATTAAAAAAGAAGTATTAACAACTTCTAGCTTACGTGGATTTGAATCGCCATTAGCGCATACGTTAGAAGCTTCTCGTATGAGTCGTGAAACTTTAGAGGCATTATTAGAAGCAATCCGTGAATATTTACCAAACTTTAGAAAATATTTACGCCATAAAGCAGCTTTATTAGGTCATGAAAATGGACTACCATTTTATGATTTATTTGCACCAGTTGGAAACAGCAGTCGTACATTTACAGTGGAAGAATCAAAAGATTACTTAATTGAAAACTTCAAGACATTCTCAGCTGATTTAGCAGAAATGACAGAAGAATTCTTTGATAAACACTATATTGATTTCTACCCTCGTAAAGGGAAAGTTGGTGGAGCATTCTGTTCAAACTTACCAATGATTAAGCAATCACGTGTTTTAACAAACTTCACTGGTTCATTAAGTGACGTTGTAACATTAGCGCACGAATTAGGACATGCATATCATGGGTTACATATTGAAAACCATCGTCCATTAAACCAAGACTATTCAATGCCAGTTGCAGAAACAGCTTCAACATTTAATGAAAACATCATTATGAATACAGCGATTAAAGAAGCAAGTGATGAAGAAAAAATTGCATTAATTGAATCTCAATTACAAGATACAACACAAATTATTGTCGATATTTATTCTCGTTATTTATTCGAGTCAGCTGTTTTTGAAAATCGTGAACAATCATTTATGTTCTCTAAAGATTTAGAAGAAATGATGTTGTCTGCACAAAAAGAAGCGTATGGTGACGGACTAGATCAATCTTACTTACATCCATATATGTGGGCATGTAAACCGCATTACTATAGTACTGGATTAAGTTTCTATAACTTCCCATATGCATTTGGTGGATTATTCTCTAAAGGATTATATGCCATTTACCAAGAACAACCAGAAGGCTTTGTAGAAAAATATCAAGAATTACTTCGTGCAACTACTGTATCAAGTGTAGAAGATACTGCTAAAGTTTTAGGAGTAGATGTAAGTACTCCAGAATTTTGGAAGAAAGCATTAGCAGAAGTAGCAGAGTCAATCGATGCATTTATCGCTTTAACTCCATTAGAAGTAGTATCGGATACTCAAGTTAAATGA
- a CDS encoding PFL family protein — MVQHSEILETISMVKEQNFDVRTITIGIDLHDCIHPDIDVLNQNIYNKITRIGKDLVKTAHELSLQYGVPIVNQRISVTPIAQIAAATKADSYVSIAQTLDRAAKAIGVSFIGGFSALVQKGMSPSDEVLIRSIPEAMKVTDIVCSSVNIGSTKAGINMDAVKLVGEIIKETAEITPEGFGCAKVVIFCNAVEDNPFMAGAFHGSGEADAVINVGVSGPGVVKAALENHEAETLTEIAEIVKKTAFKITRVGELIGQKASQMLGIPFGILDLSLAPTPAVGDSVARILEEMGLSVTGTHGTTAALALLNDAVKKGGMMASSAVGGLSGAFIPVSEDEGMIEAAANGVLTLDKLEAMTAVCSVGLDMIAVPGDTSATTISGIIADEAAIGMINTKTTAVRIILVPGGKVGDSVEFGGLLGYAPIMPVKEGNCDLFVNRGGRIPAPVQSLKN; from the coding sequence ATGGTTCAACATAGTGAAATTTTAGAAACAATTTCGATGGTAAAAGAACAAAACTTTGATGTTCGTACAATTACAATTGGAATTGATTTACATGATTGTATTCATCCAGATATCGATGTATTAAATCAAAATATTTACAACAAAATTACTCGTATCGGAAAAGATTTAGTGAAAACTGCTCACGAATTATCGTTGCAATATGGTGTGCCAATTGTAAACCAACGAATTTCTGTAACACCGATTGCTCAAATTGCAGCAGCTACAAAAGCAGATAGCTATGTATCTATTGCACAAACATTAGATCGAGCAGCCAAAGCCATTGGCGTATCTTTTATTGGTGGATTTTCTGCCTTAGTTCAAAAAGGAATGAGTCCTTCAGATGAAGTGTTAATTCGTTCGATTCCAGAAGCGATGAAGGTTACCGACATTGTCTGTAGCTCTGTGAATATTGGATCTACAAAAGCCGGAATTAATATGGATGCTGTAAAATTAGTCGGAGAAATCATTAAAGAAACAGCTGAAATTACTCCAGAAGGATTTGGTTGTGCCAAAGTCGTAATTTTCTGTAATGCAGTAGAAGATAATCCATTTATGGCGGGAGCTTTCCATGGTAGTGGAGAAGCAGATGCCGTGATTAATGTTGGAGTTTCTGGACCTGGGGTTGTAAAAGCAGCCCTTGAAAATCATGAAGCTGAAACATTAACAGAAATTGCAGAAATCGTTAAGAAAACAGCGTTTAAAATTACTCGTGTTGGAGAATTGATTGGTCAAAAAGCAAGTCAAATGTTAGGAATTCCATTTGGGATTTTAGACTTATCTCTTGCACCAACTCCTGCAGTAGGGGATTCAGTGGCTCGTATTTTAGAAGAAATGGGCTTGTCAGTGACAGGAACTCATGGAACAACAGCAGCCTTAGCATTATTAAATGATGCTGTGAAAAAAGGTGGTATGATGGCTAGTTCTGCAGTTGGTGGATTAAGTGGAGCATTTATTCCAGTTTCTGAGGACGAAGGAATGATTGAAGCGGCTGCCAACGGTGTTTTAACATTAGATAAATTAGAAGCGATGACAGCAGTATGTTCCGTTGGATTGGATATGATTGCTGTACCTGGGGACACTTCTGCTACTACGATTTCAGGAATTATAGCGGATGAAGCTGCTATTGGTATGATCAATACAAAAACAACTGCTGTACGTATAATCCTTGTTCCTGGTGGAAAAGTCGGAGATTCTGTAGAGTTTGGTGGATTGTTAGGTTATGCTCCAATTATGCCAGTAAAAGAGGGAAATTGTGACTTATTTGTCAACCGTGGAGGACGTATTCCAGCTCCTGTACAATCATTGAAAAATTAA
- a CDS encoding ACT domain-containing protein, with protein sequence MKAVVTVVGKDRVGIVYEVSKLLAEQNINIVNISQEIMDEYFTMLILVDVSASKMPFVELVPYIREHGKNLALDIRIQNHEFFEAMHRIG encoded by the coding sequence ATGAAAGCAGTCGTAACAGTTGTCGGCAAAGATCGTGTCGGTATTGTTTATGAAGTATCAAAATTATTAGCAGAACAAAATATTAATATTGTAAATATCTCTCAAGAAATTATGGATGAATATTTTACCATGTTAATCTTAGTAGATGTATCAGCAAGCAAAATGCCATTTGTAGAATTGGTTCCTTATATTCGCGAACATGGAAAAAATTTAGCATTAGATATCCGCATTCAAAATCATGAATTTTTTGAAGCGATGCATCGGATTGGTTAG
- a CDS encoding helix-turn-helix domain-containing protein, which produces MKYEEWLHLFPNSKIMHHIPQDTKDYVISIEEKTYLQIPYEELSSRELALIETLTKMPVKMATQLPPWQQYLEQGGQCPVQLENIQFIHVCLIQKNNDFNEQEWVEMMQEIFGDVITSFSCFPKHYTIVRKTDVEKISTQELQAIHATVEEDFAVSMKILIGNVWKMSEEIPGIYQAEKALFVAYLHESNKQTCLAFAPMVLWGFTQKKLDFSPIPETLYAQMVQDEFPDLIEALWQERGTLTKAATRLFIHRNTLQYRIDRFGQLTGLALKNMDDLTLCHFLLMQQEY; this is translated from the coding sequence ATGAAATACGAAGAATGGTTACATTTATTTCCAAATTCTAAAATCATGCATCATATTCCACAAGATACGAAGGATTATGTTATTTCTATAGAAGAGAAGACTTATTTACAAATTCCATATGAAGAATTATCCAGTCGTGAATTAGCTTTAATTGAAACCTTAACAAAAATGCCGGTAAAAATGGCAACCCAACTTCCACCTTGGCAACAGTATTTAGAACAAGGAGGGCAATGCCCAGTTCAATTGGAAAATATTCAATTCATTCACGTTTGTTTAATTCAAAAAAATAATGATTTTAATGAACAAGAATGGGTGGAAATGATGCAAGAGATTTTCGGAGATGTCATCACGAGTTTTTCTTGTTTTCCAAAGCATTATACGATTGTGAGAAAGACGGATGTTGAGAAGATTTCGACTCAGGAGTTGCAAGCAATCCATGCAACGGTTGAGGAAGATTTTGCGGTTTCTATGAAGATTTTGATTGGGAATGTTTGGAAAATGTCAGAGGAAATTCCGGGGATTTATCAAGCGGAGAAAGCTTTATTTGTGGCGTATTTGCATGAGTCGAATAAGCAGACTTGTTTGGCATTTGCGCCAATGGTTTTATGGGGATTCACTCAGAAAAAGTTAGATTTTTCACCCATTCCTGAGACTTTGTATGCGCAAATGGTTCAGGATGAGTTTCCGGATTTAATTGAGGCGTTGTGGCAAGAGCGTGGGACTTTGACGAAGGCGGCTACTCGTTTGTTTATTCATCGTAATACGTTGCAATATCGGATTGATCGGTTTGGGCAGTTGACGGGATTGGCATTGAAGAATATGGACGATCTGACTCTCTGTCATTTTCTTTTGATGCAACAGGAATACTAA
- a CDS encoding ATP-dependent Clp protease ATP-binding subunit gives MSEMFTEKARNAMVFAAQEAISFRHQAVGTEHLLLGLVIEQEGIAGILLRERGLTAESVRQEIEALTGYGSNRKEIDPYLMPYSPRAKKVVVAATEEAKRLKIPQVGTEHLLLGLLQEEVLATKIMRDHQIELEELMKTIYEKIGIQPSKARSTKGQVSGGNAKDKTPTLDSLSRDLTALARQGKLDPVIGRNEEVRRMIQVISRRTKNNPVLVGEPGVGKTAIVEGLAQRMVNGEVPEEIASKRLMMLDMGALVAGTKYRGEFEERMKKIIEEIYTQQDVILFIDELHTLIGAGGAEGAIDASNILKPALARGELQVIGATTLDEYQKYIEKDAALERRFASIHVEEPTAEDSIQILKGLRKQYEAHHHVEITDEAIQAAVQLSVRYITSRRLPDKAIDLMDETAAKARLDVTTKVSPIVLLEEEILQFEQLKNQAIQHQNFDEAAKFRKKELAKRDKLEKLIEKLEASPKTDYIASIGEGDIAEVVSQWTGIPLQQMEKKESERLINLESVLHKRVIGQSEAVSAVARSIRRARSGLKDPRRPIGSFLFLGPTGVGKTELAKTLAEAMFGEQDALVRIDMSEYMEKHSVSRLVGSPPGYVGFDEGGQLTEKIRQRPYAVILLDEIEKAHPDVFNILLQVLDDGHLTDSKGRKVDFRNTVIIMTSNLGAVALREEKSVGFGAKTVQQNHDAMEKRIREELKNSFRPELLNRIDETIVFHKLQKEELRQIVGIMAKEITSRLQELNITVKITSAVLDVLANEGFDPEYGARPIRRAIQKKIEDPLSEALLRGEIRFGQQVTIGATKGKITIKGKEKKEKAVKTPVLV, from the coding sequence ATGAGTGAAATGTTTACAGAAAAAGCACGGAATGCTATGGTATTCGCTGCTCAAGAAGCAATTTCTTTTAGGCATCAAGCAGTGGGTACGGAGCATTTATTATTAGGTCTAGTCATTGAACAAGAAGGGATTGCCGGAATCCTTTTAAGAGAAAGAGGGTTAACAGCTGAGAGTGTTCGTCAAGAAATTGAAGCATTAACAGGATATGGAAGCAATCGTAAAGAAATCGATCCCTATTTAATGCCTTATTCTCCTAGAGCTAAAAAAGTAGTGGTTGCAGCGACAGAAGAAGCAAAACGGTTGAAAATTCCTCAAGTAGGAACAGAGCATTTATTATTAGGCTTACTTCAAGAAGAAGTATTAGCAACGAAAATTATGCGTGATCATCAAATTGAATTAGAAGAATTAATGAAGACAATTTATGAAAAAATTGGCATTCAACCTTCAAAAGCTCGTTCAACAAAAGGTCAAGTGTCTGGTGGCAATGCCAAAGATAAAACCCCAACATTGGATAGCTTATCAAGAGATTTAACAGCCTTAGCTCGACAAGGGAAACTAGATCCAGTAATTGGAAGAAATGAAGAAGTTCGTCGTATGATTCAAGTGATTAGCCGCCGTACAAAAAATAATCCTGTATTAGTTGGGGAGCCTGGTGTTGGTAAGACTGCTATTGTAGAAGGATTAGCTCAACGTATGGTCAATGGTGAAGTTCCTGAAGAAATTGCTAGCAAACGTTTAATGATGTTAGATATGGGTGCTTTAGTAGCAGGAACAAAATATCGTGGTGAATTTGAAGAACGTATGAAGAAAATCATTGAAGAAATTTATACGCAGCAAGATGTGATTTTATTCATCGATGAATTACATACACTTATTGGTGCAGGTGGAGCAGAAGGAGCCATTGATGCTTCGAATATCTTAAAACCTGCCTTAGCTCGTGGTGAATTACAAGTCATTGGTGCAACGACTTTAGATGAGTATCAAAAATACATTGAAAAAGATGCTGCCTTAGAACGTCGTTTTGCTTCTATTCATGTAGAAGAACCAACTGCTGAAGATAGTATTCAAATTTTAAAAGGCTTGAGAAAACAATATGAAGCGCATCACCATGTTGAAATTACAGATGAAGCGATTCAAGCAGCTGTACAATTATCCGTTCGTTACATCACTTCAAGACGTCTTCCAGATAAAGCCATTGACTTAATGGACGAAACGGCTGCAAAAGCACGTTTAGATGTGACAACAAAAGTTTCTCCAATCGTATTATTAGAAGAAGAAATTTTACAGTTTGAACAATTGAAAAACCAAGCGATTCAACACCAAAACTTTGATGAAGCAGCCAAATTCCGTAAAAAAGAATTAGCGAAAAGAGATAAACTTGAAAAATTAATCGAAAAATTAGAAGCTTCACCAAAAACAGATTATATTGCTTCGATTGGAGAAGGGGATATTGCAGAAGTTGTTTCTCAATGGACAGGAATTCCTCTTCAACAAATGGAGAAAAAAGAAAGCGAACGTTTAATCAACTTAGAATCTGTCTTACACAAACGTGTCATTGGACAATCGGAAGCCGTTAGTGCGGTTGCTCGTTCGATTCGTCGTGCAAGAAGTGGTTTAAAAGATCCACGTCGTCCAATTGGTTCCTTCTTATTCTTAGGGCCAACTGGTGTTGGGAAGACAGAATTAGCGAAAACTTTAGCAGAAGCAATGTTTGGAGAACAAGATGCATTAGTCAGAATTGATATGTCTGAATATATGGAAAAACATTCCGTTAGCCGTTTAGTAGGTTCGCCTCCAGGATATGTTGGATTTGATGAAGGTGGTCAATTAACTGAAAAAATTCGTCAACGTCCTTATGCCGTGATTTTACTAGATGAAATTGAAAAAGCTCATCCAGATGTGTTTAATATTTTATTACAAGTATTAGATGATGGACATTTAACTGATTCAAAAGGAAGAAAAGTGGACTTTAGAAATACAGTAATCATCATGACGTCAAACCTTGGTGCTGTCGCTCTTCGTGAAGAAAAATCGGTAGGATTCGGTGCGAAAACGGTTCAACAAAACCATGATGCAATGGAAAAACGAATTCGTGAAGAATTGAAAAATTCATTTAGACCAGAATTATTAAACCGTATTGATGAAACAATTGTCTTCCATAAACTTCAAAAAGAAGAATTAAGACAAATTGTTGGCATTATGGCAAAAGAAATTACTTCAAGATTACAAGAATTGAATATTACAGTGAAAATTACTTCTGCAGTATTAGATGTACTAGCAAATGAAGGGTTTGATCCAGAATACGGAGCAAGACCAATTCGCCGTGCGATTCAAAAGAAAATTGAAGATCCATTAAGTGAAGCATTGTTAAGGGGAGAAATCCGCTTCGGACAACAAGTTACTATTGGTGCCACAAAAGGGAAAATTACCATTAAAGGGAAAGAGAAAAAAGAAAAAGCTGTAAAAACTCCTGTTCTTGTGTAA
- a CDS encoding CtsR family transcriptional regulator has translation MQPSNMSDIIEEYLKNVLLAQEKVEIRRSEIADRFNCVPSQINYVINTRFTVQQGYVVESKRGGGGYIRIMKVNLVDDMDMIDALLEVVPEELSMKQANHILQNLYDNELLSKREAQLLSIAMSKESLTEAEQCSNQLRSNMMKNILTSLKYK, from the coding sequence ATGCAACCGTCAAATATGTCGGATATTATTGAAGAATATTTAAAAAATGTCTTATTAGCACAAGAAAAAGTTGAGATTCGCCGCAGTGAAATTGCGGATCGTTTCAATTGTGTGCCATCACAAATCAATTATGTGATTAATACACGTTTTACGGTTCAACAAGGATATGTTGTGGAAAGTAAGCGTGGTGGTGGTGGGTATATCCGTATTATGAAAGTCAATTTAGTAGATGATATGGATATGATTGATGCCTTATTGGAAGTAGTTCCAGAAGAATTATCGATGAAACAAGCCAATCATATTTTACAAAATCTGTATGATAATGAGCTCCTCTCAAAAAGAGAAGCACAATTATTGTCTATTGCAATGTCGAAAGAATCATTAACAGAAGCAGAGCAATGTAGTAATCAACTTCGTAGTAATATGATGAAAAATATATTAACCAGTTTAAAGTATAAGTAG